The following proteins come from a genomic window of Pyxidicoccus sp. MSG2:
- a CDS encoding discoidin domain-containing protein — protein MRSLLLAPLLLATSASAASNVPPGYVETSDWLERKGQPQHYSPLNLLDGRDTTAWCSTGDAPSPITIGFKDAVTVDEVRVYTGDGTDRAAFKARARARKFTLTSVDASRGLKVEDKRGLQAVTLSQPLSGARFILEVVDRFPGTDDAAPVCITDLVFYSGGKALNGLWLAPRLKYDARLAPLLGTWFGGLEGAPESFLSFYMDGTFRFTREPLEGGGPTSVTGTYTLSGNRLSLEVPKRGRVTARLQKGGEEGVRVPEASLEVEGPLAEGWGREFRGRP, from the coding sequence ATGCGAAGCCTGCTCCTCGCCCCCCTCCTGCTCGCCACCAGCGCCTCCGCCGCCTCCAACGTCCCCCCGGGCTACGTGGAGACCTCCGACTGGCTGGAGCGCAAGGGCCAGCCCCAGCACTACAGTCCCCTGAACCTCCTCGACGGCCGGGACACCACCGCGTGGTGCTCCACCGGCGACGCCCCGTCCCCCATCACCATCGGCTTCAAGGACGCCGTCACCGTGGACGAGGTACGCGTGTACACGGGGGACGGCACGGACCGGGCCGCATTCAAGGCCCGCGCCCGCGCGAGGAAGTTCACCCTCACCAGCGTGGATGCCTCCCGCGGCCTCAAGGTGGAGGACAAGCGGGGCCTGCAGGCGGTGACGCTCAGCCAGCCCCTGAGCGGCGCGCGCTTCATCCTGGAAGTCGTGGACCGCTTCCCCGGCACCGACGACGCGGCCCCCGTCTGCATCACCGACCTGGTCTTCTACTCGGGCGGCAAGGCCCTCAACGGGCTGTGGCTCGCCCCGCGCCTGAAGTACGACGCGCGCCTGGCGCCGCTGTTGGGCACCTGGTTCGGCGGCCTGGAGGGCGCGCCCGAGAGCTTCCTGTCCTTCTACATGGACGGCACGTTCCGCTTCACCCGCGAGCCCCTGGAGGGCGGCGGCCCCACGTCCGTCACCGGGACGTACACGCTGTCCGGAAACCGACTGTCCCTGGAGGTGCCGAAGCGCGGAAGGGTGACGGCCCGCCTCCAGAAGGGTGGGGAGGAGGGCGTACGGGTGCCCGAGGCCTCGCTCGAAGTGGAGGGGCCCCTGGCGGAAGGGTGGGGCCGCGAGTTCCGCGGCAGGCCCTGA
- a CDS encoding zf-TFIIB domain-containing protein produces MDCPSCNVEMADLEGDDLTLRKCGDCGGLWIDVADLNRVLLHNNLPGLESQGGKVDAQALTGQCPECQVDLVRVDGGDRQHPLHYDTCESCGGIFLESEFQDATDVKIAVEEIIAFFRHFSSKKKLAAL; encoded by the coding sequence ATGGATTGCCCCAGCTGCAACGTCGAGATGGCAGATCTCGAGGGGGATGATCTGACGTTGCGAAAGTGTGGAGACTGCGGCGGTCTCTGGATCGACGTCGCGGACCTCAACCGGGTCCTGCTCCACAACAACCTCCCCGGGCTGGAGAGCCAGGGCGGCAAGGTGGATGCGCAGGCACTGACAGGTCAGTGCCCCGAGTGCCAGGTGGACCTCGTCCGCGTGGACGGTGGCGACCGCCAGCATCCGCTTCACTACGACACATGTGAATCCTGCGGAGGCATCTTCCTGGAGTCGGAGTTCCAGGACGCCACCGACGTGAAGATCGCGGTGGAGGAAATCATCGCCTTCTTCCGCCACTTCAGCTCGAAGAAGAAGCTGGCGGCCCTCTAG